The following DNA comes from Chitinophaga nivalis.
TCCATGTTTCTGGCGTATCAGCGCAGTGAATTTGCAGACAGGGCATATCAGCTGCTGGAAGAAATTTTCGCTGGTCTCAACAGCGGGTCAACAGCGTTGTCCGGCGCCTCTCTCGGCAATGGCGCCTGCGGCTTAACCTATGCGGTTACGCTGCTGAAAAAAAACGGGTTCCTGGATACAGACCTCAGGGCAGAATTGGGTGAACTGGATGCATATCTTCATCAGACTGCCTTGCAGGAAATTGAAAAAGATCACCTGGATTATCTGCATGGCGCATTCGGCATTATCTGGTATTTCACGGAACGCCTTCCTGACCCGGTTATACAAGCGTATCTGGAACAGATCATCCATAAATTGTATGAACGTCGCGTAGTCACCGACCAGGGTACCTGGTTCAGAAACTACATTATAGATCCTGCGGAAAAAGAGGAGATCAACTTCAGTTTATCCCACGGCCAGTGCGCTTTTCTATGCATCCTTTGCGATCTGCTGGAAAAAGGTATCGCGGAGAATAAAGTGCGGTATCTCTTAATGGAAGGTCTCCGCTTTATAAAAGGCCGCCTTCAGCAAATAGACTTTCAGCATCAGCAATATTCCTTTTTCCCGTTGAGCATGTCTCCGGATGGCAGTATGCCTCCCATGAATCACCGGCTTGCCTGGTGCTATGGTGATCTTAACGAAGCCCTCCTGTTCTACAAAGCCGGTCATCTGCTGCATGATCAGCATATGATAAAATTCGCTGACCTGATTGGCAGTACCTCTATCATGCGACAGAATACGGAGGCTACATTATGTACCGACAGCCATTTCTGTCATGGTACTGCCGGACTTGCACAGTTTTATCACACGCTCTACCGGCACACCGGATGGGATAAATATAATACCGCAAGGGAGTACTGGGGCACAGCAACAGCCCGGCTGCTGGCCAGAGATATTGACGCCCGGCTCTTCGCCGGTAAAGAAAACTCCCTGCTGGTTGGTCTCACGGGACCAGTGCTGGTGCTTTCGTCCCTGATCACCAATGAAGAATTACCCTGGACGGGTGTATTTCTGCTGTAATAGCGCGGCATAACATTGTAAACCTATCAAAGATGTCTATTCCCTATCAATTTCACGATCAGCTTATCTTGCGCACCCCACGGCTCCCGTACCATGAGCAGTACAACGAAGCTTATATCCTTCAGCTGATGGCGGATACCGCATTCATGGAAAGCATTTACCTGGCATCGCCTGTTTTATATGAAGCATGCCGGAAATACCAGTCCGGCCATATCACGGACACCAAAGAAATCAGCAAACTGGTCATCTCCCTGGCTAAATACTATTCCAGGATGAGCGCCCGCTGCACCCCCTTCGGATTGTTTTCCAGCTGCTCGCCGGTTTCATGGACAACAGGAGATACCCGCATTCAAACCGACGAAAGGCCCACCGGAAGGCATACCAGACTGGACATGCATTACCTGTGTATACTTTCCGCTCACCTGACTTCATTACCATTTGTCCGGGAGTACCTGTTTTTTTATCCCAACAATAGTATTTATTATGTTGAAGAAGAAATCCGGTATGCGGAATATCAGCATATAAAAGATAACAGGGTATATCAGATCAGTGCCGTTAATCATACCCCCGCCATTACCGGGATACTGGAACTGGCCCGCACCGGCGCCACCTATCAATCCCTCTCGCAAAGCCTGGTAACAACAGAAATCAGTATCTCCGATGCCACCGGATTCATTGATCAGCTGATTGAAACACAACTGCTCGTCAGTGAACTGGAGCCGAATGTTACCGGTGTTGAATATGCCTTCAGTATACTCCATTGCCTGCAAAGAATATTTCAGGAAACAGCCCATCCCGACCTGGCGAAAATGATACAGCTGCTGCAACAGGCGTGCAACATGCTCCGGCAACTGGACGATAATCAGGTAAACGACGTGGCTGCCTATAAAGCTATTGTAGCGGTACTGAAGGAACTACAGGCCCCCTTTGAAGAAAACAAGCTGTTTCAGACAGATCTTATCAGAACCGCCACCGGCGGTGTTGACCAAACGCTGCAACAGGATATACTACAGGCATTTAAAGTACTGAATGCCATCAATCAAGAGGCAGACAATGCTCATCTCAGCTCCTTTATTCAGCGCTTCACCGAACGGTATGAAGACCGGCCCATGCCCTTGCTGACTGTACTGGATGCAGAATACGGTATCGGCTATCCGGAGAATACAGGTCAGGATACCTGTCCGCTGATAGAAGAGCTGTTACTCCCGGAGGCCTCCGAAAATATTATACAGGTAAAGTATAATAAAGTAGAAAACTGGCTGCTGGAAAAATTAGTACAGGCCACTGCCAACGGAGATTATAAGGTAGATATATCACTGGAAGAAACAGACACACTACCGGTTTCCTGGAAAGATCTTCCTGCTTCCTTATCCGTCATGTTTAAAATCATTACCCCTGATGCCGGCAGTATACTCATTGATATCATTGCCGGAGCCAGCGCCACCAATATCCTCAGCAGATTTGCACACGCCAGCGACGGTATCAGCAGAATATGCACTGACATTATTCAACAGGAAGAACAGCTGAATCCCCATGTGTTGATGGCACAGATTATTCATCTGCCGGAAAGCCGGCTGGGGAACATACTGCTGCATCCGCAGTTAACAACGCATGAAATCCCTTATCTGACAAAGGCAGCTGTTGATACAGACCATCAGCTTACTACCGATGACCTGTATGTAACTATTGTTGATAACCGCATCGTACTCTACTCTCAAAAGCTGCAACGGGAAGTTATTCCACGCCTGCATAATTCCCATAACTATAAGTACAAGGCACTTCCGGTGTACCAGTTCCTCTGCGACCTGCAGACACAACAGCTGCGTTCATCGTTGTATTTCAACTGGGGCAACATGGCAACACGGTTTAGTTTTCTGCCCAGGGTGACTGTAGGCCGCGTAGTACTCTTTACTGCCAGCTGGTACCTGAAAGAACCGGCCATACTGGAAATTATTCAACACCTGGAATCTGAAAGCGCCAATGCTGTAACGACTGTACGCGAAAAATGGAAGTTCCCCAGGCATATACTACTGGCCGACGGCGATAACGAATTGCTGGTAGATTTTGAAAACACGCTGAGTATAAGCGTCTTTATTAAATCCATCAGAAAACGTACTGCCATGCTGCTGAAAGAATTCCTGCATCAGCCGGAAGATATTATCACCGGCGCTTCCGGCAGCTATGTGAACCAGTTCATTGCCTCTCTCATAAAAACAACACCGGTATATACTTCCGTCTTCTCTCCAATGGCTGTGGAGCAAGTAGCTGCTACCGCAGCAAGAAAATTCAATATTGGATCATCCTGGCTGTACTTTAAACTTTACTGCGGTACAAAGGCTGCCGACCGCCTGCTACAGGAAATCATCCGGCCGCTGGTGCAGCAGCTGTCTGCCGCCGGCCTGATCGGGAAATGGTTCTTCATCAGGTATTATGATCCGCATTTTCATATCAGGTTCCGGATACAGCTGACGGACAATGCGCACCTGGATACCTGTATCCGCCTGGTGACTGCTTTCCTGGAGCCTTTCCAGCAAGAAGACATCATCTGGAAAACACAGCTGGATACTTATCACAGAGAACTGGAAAGATATGGTATACACACCATGGATCTTTCTGAATCGCTATTTGCTATCACCAGTAATATGGTGATTGATTTTCTGAACATCTCGGAAGGAGATGCGCGTGAAGACTACCGCTGGCTTTGGGGAATGCGCGCAACAGATGAGCTGCTGAACGCTTTCGGATATACGCTTTCCAAAAAAGCAGCGCTGATGGAAACATTGAAAGAATTGTTTGGCAAAGAATTTCGCATGGATAAATCTCTCCGCTCTCAGTTAAACGCCCGATACAGCCGCTACAGAACAGCCATCAGCGCGGTAATGGCTACCGCCGCTGCCGGCAATCCCCTGACGCCGCTTATAGAAAGTATAGCAATACATGCAGCCGCACTTACAGCTACCGGAAGCCGCATCACGCAGTTACAGCAGCAAAACGCCGTAGCGTATCCGGAAGATCTGCTATCCAGCCATATTCACATGTTGCTGAACAGACTGTTTACCTCACGCCAGCGGCTACACGAACTGGTAATGTACGATTTCCTGTACAGGTACTATCATTCACGCTGCTGCAGGATGCAAAAAGAACAACCGGAAAACATGTTATCTGAAATCATTTCCTAAAAGCAGCAGCAAGATGAAAAAGTTCCCGAACTATCTTCAATATGATGAAATGGATTGCGGTCCTACCTGCCTGCGTATTATTTCCAGGTATTACGGCAGGCATTTTTCACTGGAATACCTCCGTTCCCTATGTCATACCACGCGCGTGGGCAGCAGCTTACTGGATATCAGCGAAGCGGCGGAGAAACTGGGCTTCAGAACCTTCGGCGCCAGGGTGTCATTTGAAGACCTGCTGACAGAAGACCTCTATCCCTGCATTGCCTACTGGAACCAGATTCACTTTATTGTTATCTATAAAGTACGTAAGAATAAAATATACGTTTCTGATCCGGGGTTCGGAAGGATTGTTTATACTGCAGAAGAATTCAAAAAAGGCTGGTCTGCCGACGGTGTTAACGGCATTATCCTGAATATTGCGCCCACGCCTGCGCTGAAAGATAGGGAAGAAGAATCCCCCCCTAAAAGAAAACGGGGCGTTCATTTAATAGCATCCTATCTGTTTCGCTACCGGCAATTGCTCACACAGGTAATATGCGGCCTTGTTATTACCAGCCTCCTGCAGCTGGCCTTCCCGTTCCTGACACAAAGTATTGTAGATACAGGCATCTTCCAGCATAACCTGTCATTTATCTACATGATACTGCTGGCCCAGCTGGCTATATTCATCGGCAAAACAACCGTTGAAATACTGCGGGGATTTATTCTCACTCATCTGAATGCCAGAATTAACATCAGCCTGCTGACAGATTTTTACATCAAACTCATGAACCTCCCGCTGGGATTTTTTGATGTAAAGCTGACGGGAGATGTTCTGCAGCGGATTGCGGATCATCAGCGGATAGAGAAATTTCTTACCACCGGCAGTCTCAGTATGTTGTTCTCGCTTATCAACCTCGTTATCTTCGGTATTGTACTGGCGTTTTATAATATACAGATATTTACTGTTTTCGCAACCGGCAGCATACTCTATTTCATATGGATATCATATTTCATGAAACGAAGAGCTATGCTGGATTACAAGCGGTTCAACCAGTTAATTCTCAATCAGGAAAAAAATCTGGAACTGATTCATGGCATGCAGGAAATAAAGTTGCACAATGCCGAACGTAAGAAGCGCTGGCAATGGGAAAGCCTGCAGGTAAAGCTGTTCAGGATTAATCTCAGCGGTATGTCGCTGGAGCAGCTGCAGACTTCCGGCGCGAGCCTTATCAATGAGCTGAAGAATATATTGATTTCCTTCCTTGCGGCCAGGCTGGTACTGGATGGCAACATTACACTGGGTATCATGCTTTCCGTTTCCTACATCATTGGTCAGCTGAATGCTCCGCTTGCCCAGCTGCTGGAGTTTATGCAAACACTGCAGGATGCAAAGCTGAGTATCTCGCGTATCAATGAAATCCATAACAAACCCGATGAAAGCCCCATTGATCAGGAGTACATAAAGGATGTACCGGAAACCGGCGCACTGCAGCTGAAAAACGTATCCTTTAAATATCATTCCGGTGCGATGGCGCCCTGGGTGTTGCGCGATATAAATCTTCATATACCCCGCAACCGCGTTACTGCTATTGTTGGGGCCAGCGGCAGCGGCAAAACTACCTTGCTGAAACTGTTGCTCAAGTTCTATGATCCTACAGAAGGACAGGTCACCATCGGTGATAATATTGCGCTGAAAGATATTGCACATAGTACCTGGCGGGAAAACTGCGGTGCGGTGTTGCAGGAAGGATACATTTTTTCCGATGCTATCACCAACAATATCGCTGTGGGAGAAGAATCCATGAATATGGAAGCCGTGCACAGAGCCGCGCAGATAGCCAATATCCACGACCATATCACTTCGCTTCCCCTGCATTACAAAACCAAAATCGGCACGAATGGTATGGGACTCAGTACCGGACAAAAACAGCGGATACTGATCGCCCGCGCCATTTACCGCAACCCGGAGTTTCTCTTCTTTGATGAAGCCACCAGCGCACTGGATGCCAATAATGAGAAAACGATCATGGAAAATCTCAATCATATTTTCGAGGGTAAAACCGTAGTGGTAGTCGCCCACCGGCTCAGCACCGTACGGCATGCAGATCAGATTATCGTGCTGGAGCAGGGACAAATTGTAGAAACAGGCAATCATCATTCACTGATAGGACAAAAAGGACTTTACTATAACCTCATTCGTAACCAGCTGGAACTGGGAGATTAAAAAAATAATTATATGCCGCTCATTCAGTCAAACGACGGATACCTGGCTACCGGCGAAGTACAGGAAGCCATTGGTACAAGCCCCTCCTGGATACTGCGCCGGGGAAACCTGTACCTCCTTATTGTTATTTTATTGTTGCTGGTGGTTTCCAGGTTTATTACCTATCCGGAAACTATACATGTCACCGTGACGATCAGTCCGGACAAAGCACCGGTACCCGTGAAAGCACCGCTAAACGGCTCGGTTATCAGTGCTTACGTTAAAGATGACAGTGCTGTGCGGAAAGGAGCGTTGCTATTTATAACGGATACGGATACCCTGTATGCGCCGGTTGGCGGCCATGTATTACTGACGACAGACGTTACGCCCGGCAGCAGTATCCGCACTGAAATACCGCTGGCGCTGATCATTCCTGATGGTAACACGTGGGATATACGCCTGTCGGCGGGAGTAGGGCAACTGCACAAAGCAGCCATCGGGCAGCGCGTTACGATTTCGCTGAACAGCTTTCCGGTGGCTGAATACGGGCTGATCACCGGACATGTCAGCAGTATTATTCCGGCAACCGATAGCAGTGAGTCCGGTATATTGGTGCAGCCGGATAATTTATATACCACGCAACATAAAAGTATTCGTATCCTGCACAGGGAAACAGGTCAGGGTGCTATTATAGTCAGCAACGGAAATCTCTTCAGCAGAATTTTCAGATTCTGATCTACCCGATAGTGTATTCCCGATAAGCGTAAAATAAATACGCTTACGTAATTAAAACCTTGTAAAAGCTGATGCTACAAGGTTTTTTGTTTTTGGTGGTAAAGTTGTGAAATGATGTGTGGGGATCCGAAAGTGAGCGTTGAGGTTAGCAACAGCATGATTTAATTGTGCTAACCTTCACTGGCCTTAAATGGTATACAAGCGTTATTGATTGGCTTAGCGCTTCAGCCATCCCGTAATACTCATCCTGGACTTATTCGTCAGCAACACTTCATGCTCCAGCTCACTGCTTTTAAAAAAAACAGTCTTGCCACTGTCCGGATCTATTTGCTGTGCGTCGCCATCTTTGGGGTAAATAGCCAGCTGTCCGCCATCAGCAGGCACCCAATCGCTGTTCAGGTAAATGATCATCGAATATTGCCGGCTATCGTTATTGCGGAACTGATCCAGGTGCTTTTTGTAAAAGCTGCCCGCTTCATATAAGGTGTAGTGAAACTCATAACCGGTGATGCCGGTATAACAGGAGCGGTTCAGGTATACTATAAAAGCATCCATTACTTCGAAGAAAGCATTTTCATGGACGTTGTTATGCGCCTTATCCAGCCAGTATATTACATCGCCGCGAACGGATTTGTCGTGTGCCACCAGCTGCTGGTTACCCGTGCCCGCCGGGAGCATACTCTTTCCCGAATGTAGTTGCAGCAGGTTTTCCTTTAGGTCGCCCGCCAGCTGCAGGCTTAGAAAATTTGCTGAGATACCAATCTTGTTTTCAATAAAGCTGTTGATCAATGTGTCGAATGACTGTTGCAAAAAGGAGTAGATTATAGGGACAGAATTATCCGTATTCCGGTGAAGATAACTGGAAATAAAGGATTTTAAGAGGGAATCGTTAATATTCTTTCAAAACAGGTTAATCGGGTTTGCCAGCAGCTGATAGCCGTCTGCGAGGTGGACGCAGATATTATCTGCGGCTTTGGGGTTGAGATGCCATTTTATTTATGGAGCTTCTAAAGATAGGAGTAATGGCGTATGTAATTCGATGGCGCTCAACTGGCCCTGGCGTATAGTCACGTCGATATCCGGCATTGTATAGTCGTGAATGTGAGTTGCAACCGCGACAGGAAGCCTGTCGGAGTAAAAGTGTGTTTTGCCTCTTCGCAAATAGATAAGAGAGAATTGCCAACCAGACCGCAGTATATTGTATATAAAATATTAGTACTGCTGCACCGGATTTTTGTTATTGGAGATTATTTATATTTGAGATTAAATGATCGACCCGCGTGGATGATAATATTGATTTTTCGTTAATGCTACATAAACATGGTTGGATAACATTTTTGATTAATGTTGATGGTGTAATTCATGAAATCTTGGTTTCCAGTGTACTTAGCAGTCCGGTTTATGACATCACGAACTTGTTACTTGCATTGTTGAATAATGAGGATGAGATAAGCGTCAACTGGTTTGGAGAGCCTGATTGGAGTGTGATACGGGTAACAAGAGGGCATACAGAGCGCCATATCCTATCAGTAGAGGTGGGTAGTTGCATTGACCAACAAGGAAGTGATTATAAAAAAGTTGTAGACTTTAAAATAAAATTTAAGCAGCTTTTGATAATTCTATTCTATCAGTTGAAGAAGAATTATCATCTCCTAACTGAAAAAAGTTTCGCAAATGGGCGGGAGCGCGAATTTTCCTATGAACTTTACAACAAGTTAAATAAAAAGATAGAGACGGATTTCCCGGGAATATTATAAAGTTAGTTTCTTTATATTTGTTTATCATTATCCCGACCATAACGGTTACACATAATCAGGTCAGCAATAAACGCTCATCACTATCAAATACAGACGCCACAAGTTATTACAAGGATACGCGTTGCTCCCAGCGGGATCACGGAAAAACAGGTTAGCATTTGCAAACCCGTTTTATTTTATGGTATTCCACAAATCGAACTAAACTATGAAAATTGCAATAGTCGGTGCTCACCGGGTAGGTAAATCAACCCTGGCGGAAGAACTGCTGATGAATCTTCCCGGGTATACACTTGAAATGGAACCCTACTATCAACTGGAAGCAACAGGGTATGAGTTTTCTGAAGTCCCCACTGCGGAGGATTTTATGGAACAGTTTAACTATTCGGCCAGGCTGGTTTCCAAGAGTGAAGGCAATGTGATATTTGACAGATGTGTTATTGATATCTTAGCCTATCTGCATGCTATCGACCCAGGCAGGAATATTCAATCGCTATTTGAAACAGCTCAAACAGTCATTGCTGACATCGACCTTTTCGTGTTTGTTCCGATAGAAGAACCAGATCTGATACCGGGCCATCAGACAGATCTGCCAAAACTCAGAGGCCAGGTGAATGATTTACTGCATGAATGGATAGCGGATTTGGGTATAGCGGCACTTGAAGTGAGTGGTACTTTATCGGACCGCAGCAAGCAGGTACTCGCTAAAATTGCATGATAGGGCAGCCACGTGGATACGATCTACAGATGGGTTGGGCTTTTATATAGCCATAGCGACTGTATATGCCAACTTGCGCTACCAACGGTAATAGAGACAGTAATTGCCTTGTGATAAAGAGCGGTATGGATGATCTTCATGAAGTGTATGCATGACGAAGTGCTTTCGGCATCATGTGTGGTACTAAATAAACCAGTCAGGTTTACGAAGGATATCCCTTTGATGCCGCCAGTATACACCGCTATTTTCTCTGCATGAAGTATTTATAGTATATAAATACCGGCCCCTGGTCTTTTTTAAAATTCTATCTTCCGCTCGTCAATTGCATTTTTATAGCTTGATTTTTTTTATATTTTTACACTTCAACTAAAATCGGGCTGCAAATTTGTCGCGGAAATCTTCTTATAACGAGTATCAGCTTTTGCGGGGATTGACTTCAGGGGATACCTTGTATTATTCTCATATCTTTAAAGCGTATTACAATGCGCTTTGCCACTATGCCGAAACGATTATCGGCGAGCCTGGGCATGCAGAAGATATTGTGCAGGACGTTTTTGAGAAATTATGGCAGAAGCCATATGCCTTCGAGGATCTCCGGCATCTGAAAGATTTCCTGTACAAGGCTACACGTAATGCGGCCCTTAATTTCTTGAAAGGGGCGCAGCATAGTAAGGAACGCCAGGCCAAATTTCTCCACGAGCAGGAAGAGGGAACCACAGCAGAAGACCACGACATCATCCGCATGGAGGTTTTCCGGGTGGTTTACCGCGAAATCAGCAACCTGCCCGAGCAATGCGGAAAGATCGTGCGCATGAGTTATATGGAAGGATTGAAAAATGAACAGATCGCCGAAATCCTTTCCATTTCTCTCCAAACAGTTAAAAATCAGAAAACCAGGGGTATGAAGCTCCTGAGAATGCGCCTGTCGGCGGATCTAATGGCCTTATTCTTATTATTTTCCCACCATTTGTAATTTTTTTTCGATTCTTTTAGTACGATTGGGATACCATGTTGTAATAATATAAACACATTAGACATGGTGTCTTCTTCAAACGATCCGTTCATCATTGCAGCGCTTATTTCCCGTTCGCAACAGGGCAGGCTTACAGCCGACGAGCAGGAGCAGCTGGATGCGTGGATCGCTGCCAGCGATGAAAACCGGCAGTTATGGATAACATTGAACGATCAGGATGTACTACAGCAAAACGTGCGTGCTATGGCCCGGTTTGACGAAAACGCTGCGCTGGCGCGTTTTCTTTCCAACAAGCCTGTAAGATCAAACGTACACCGGATGCGGTTCCTCTATACATGGAAATGGGCGGCCGCATTGCTGGTACTGGTGTTAGGGGTGTCTTCTTATTTCCTGCTGACACATCATGCGCAAAATAGGGACCTGTTGGGCCGGAAGTCTGTCCGGCAGGATATTCCACCAGGTAGAAATGGCGCCATCCTGACATTGGCAGATGGCACGCAACTGGTCTTGGACAGTTTAGGCGACGGGAGCGTCGCTACGCAGAACGGGACGCAAATTTCGCTGAACAATAACGAGCTTAAATATGATGCTACCGCTGCAACAGGCGCGGTGGCCTATAATACCATTACCACACCTAAAGGTCGCCAGTACCACGTCATTCTTCCTGATGGAACGGAAGTATGGCTGAATGCAGCGTCTTCTATACAATATCCGGTCGCTTTCAAGGGGCAGGAGCGAAGCGTGAAAATCAGCGGAGAGATTTATTTTGAAGTAGCCGCCAGGAGCTGGCAGCCCTTTGTGGTGGAAACCAATCAGATGAAACTGGAAGTACTGGGTACTTCATTTAATGTCAATACCTATGATGACGAAAAAACCATCCGCACCACACTGTTGACCGGTGCGGTGAAAATATCGCCTATGCATACCGCGCAGCCTAAGGTGCTGGTACCCGGCCAGACAGCGGATTTAAGCAGGCCGGATGCATCGCAGGGGGCTACGCTGACCATAACGGAAACACCAGATCCGGGTAAAATTATCGCGTGGAAAAACGGCCTGTTTAATTTCGACGGCATGGATTTATACAGTGTCATGCGCCAACTGGAAAGATGGTACAATATAGAAATACAATATGTTGGAAAGCCGGAGAATGTGATCTTCAAAGGGAAAATGCACCGCCATACCAATTTGTCTGATGTACTGGAAGTGTTGGAAACGATGGATGTTAATTTCGAACTAAAGGGGAATACGCTATATGTAAGATAAGGATAGAACGGCCTA
Coding sequences within:
- a CDS encoding lanthionine synthetase LanC family protein; the encoded protein is MIILDENIETTVWTAHETIISSPVPDDSLLNGKLGMILYYHSMFLAYQRSEFADRAYQLLEEIFAGLNSGSTALSGASLGNGACGLTYAVTLLKKNGFLDTDLRAELGELDAYLHQTALQEIEKDHLDYLHGAFGIIWYFTERLPDPVIQAYLEQIIHKLYERRVVTDQGTWFRNYIIDPAEKEEINFSLSHGQCAFLCILCDLLEKGIAENKVRYLLMEGLRFIKGRLQQIDFQHQQYSFFPLSMSPDGSMPPMNHRLAWCYGDLNEALLFYKAGHLLHDQHMIKFADLIGSTSIMRQNTEATLCTDSHFCHGTAGLAQFYHTLYRHTGWDKYNTAREYWGTATARLLARDIDARLFAGKENSLLVGLTGPVLVLSSLITNEELPWTGVFLL
- a CDS encoding lantibiotic dehydratase, which produces MSIPYQFHDQLILRTPRLPYHEQYNEAYILQLMADTAFMESIYLASPVLYEACRKYQSGHITDTKEISKLVISLAKYYSRMSARCTPFGLFSSCSPVSWTTGDTRIQTDERPTGRHTRLDMHYLCILSAHLTSLPFVREYLFFYPNNSIYYVEEEIRYAEYQHIKDNRVYQISAVNHTPAITGILELARTGATYQSLSQSLVTTEISISDATGFIDQLIETQLLVSELEPNVTGVEYAFSILHCLQRIFQETAHPDLAKMIQLLQQACNMLRQLDDNQVNDVAAYKAIVAVLKELQAPFEENKLFQTDLIRTATGGVDQTLQQDILQAFKVLNAINQEADNAHLSSFIQRFTERYEDRPMPLLTVLDAEYGIGYPENTGQDTCPLIEELLLPEASENIIQVKYNKVENWLLEKLVQATANGDYKVDISLEETDTLPVSWKDLPASLSVMFKIITPDAGSILIDIIAGASATNILSRFAHASDGISRICTDIIQQEEQLNPHVLMAQIIHLPESRLGNILLHPQLTTHEIPYLTKAAVDTDHQLTTDDLYVTIVDNRIVLYSQKLQREVIPRLHNSHNYKYKALPVYQFLCDLQTQQLRSSLYFNWGNMATRFSFLPRVTVGRVVLFTASWYLKEPAILEIIQHLESESANAVTTVREKWKFPRHILLADGDNELLVDFENTLSISVFIKSIRKRTAMLLKEFLHQPEDIITGASGSYVNQFIASLIKTTPVYTSVFSPMAVEQVAATAARKFNIGSSWLYFKLYCGTKAADRLLQEIIRPLVQQLSAAGLIGKWFFIRYYDPHFHIRFRIQLTDNAHLDTCIRLVTAFLEPFQQEDIIWKTQLDTYHRELERYGIHTMDLSESLFAITSNMVIDFLNISEGDAREDYRWLWGMRATDELLNAFGYTLSKKAALMETLKELFGKEFRMDKSLRSQLNARYSRYRTAISAVMATAAAGNPLTPLIESIAIHAAALTATGSRITQLQQQNAVAYPEDLLSSHIHMLLNRLFTSRQRLHELVMYDFLYRYYHSRCCRMQKEQPENMLSEIIS
- a CDS encoding peptidase domain-containing ABC transporter codes for the protein MKKFPNYLQYDEMDCGPTCLRIISRYYGRHFSLEYLRSLCHTTRVGSSLLDISEAAEKLGFRTFGARVSFEDLLTEDLYPCIAYWNQIHFIVIYKVRKNKIYVSDPGFGRIVYTAEEFKKGWSADGVNGIILNIAPTPALKDREEESPPKRKRGVHLIASYLFRYRQLLTQVICGLVITSLLQLAFPFLTQSIVDTGIFQHNLSFIYMILLAQLAIFIGKTTVEILRGFILTHLNARINISLLTDFYIKLMNLPLGFFDVKLTGDVLQRIADHQRIEKFLTTGSLSMLFSLINLVIFGIVLAFYNIQIFTVFATGSILYFIWISYFMKRRAMLDYKRFNQLILNQEKNLELIHGMQEIKLHNAERKKRWQWESLQVKLFRINLSGMSLEQLQTSGASLINELKNILISFLAARLVLDGNITLGIMLSVSYIIGQLNAPLAQLLEFMQTLQDAKLSISRINEIHNKPDESPIDQEYIKDVPETGALQLKNVSFKYHSGAMAPWVLRDINLHIPRNRVTAIVGASGSGKTTLLKLLLKFYDPTEGQVTIGDNIALKDIAHSTWRENCGAVLQEGYIFSDAITNNIAVGEESMNMEAVHRAAQIANIHDHITSLPLHYKTKIGTNGMGLSTGQKQRILIARAIYRNPEFLFFDEATSALDANNEKTIMENLNHIFEGKTVVVVAHRLSTVRHADQIIVLEQGQIVETGNHHSLIGQKGLYYNLIRNQLELGD
- a CDS encoding HlyD family efflux transporter periplasmic adaptor subunit; amino-acid sequence: MPLIQSNDGYLATGEVQEAIGTSPSWILRRGNLYLLIVILLLLVVSRFITYPETIHVTVTISPDKAPVPVKAPLNGSVISAYVKDDSAVRKGALLFITDTDTLYAPVGGHVLLTTDVTPGSSIRTEIPLALIIPDGNTWDIRLSAGVGQLHKAAIGQRVTISLNSFPVAEYGLITGHVSSIIPATDSSESGILVQPDNLYTTQHKSIRILHRETGQGAIIVSNGNLFSRIFRF
- a CDS encoding 2OG-Fe(II) oxygenase; translation: MQQSFDTLINSFIENKIGISANFLSLQLAGDLKENLLQLHSGKSMLPAGTGNQQLVAHDKSVRGDVIYWLDKAHNNVHENAFFEVMDAFIVYLNRSCYTGITGYEFHYTLYEAGSFYKKHLDQFRNNDSRQYSMIIYLNSDWVPADGGQLAIYPKDGDAQQIDPDSGKTVFFKSSELEHEVLLTNKSRMSITGWLKR
- a CDS encoding ATP-binding protein, with product MKIAIVGAHRVGKSTLAEELLMNLPGYTLEMEPYYQLEATGYEFSEVPTAEDFMEQFNYSARLVSKSEGNVIFDRCVIDILAYLHAIDPGRNIQSLFETAQTVIADIDLFVFVPIEEPDLIPGHQTDLPKLRGQVNDLLHEWIADLGIAALEVSGTLSDRSKQVLAKIA
- a CDS encoding RNA polymerase sigma factor; amino-acid sequence: MSRKSSYNEYQLLRGLTSGDTLYYSHIFKAYYNALCHYAETIIGEPGHAEDIVQDVFEKLWQKPYAFEDLRHLKDFLYKATRNAALNFLKGAQHSKERQAKFLHEQEEGTTAEDHDIIRMEVFRVVYREISNLPEQCGKIVRMSYMEGLKNEQIAEILSISLQTVKNQKTRGMKLLRMRLSADLMALFLLFSHHL
- a CDS encoding FecR family protein, with product MVSSSNDPFIIAALISRSQQGRLTADEQEQLDAWIAASDENRQLWITLNDQDVLQQNVRAMARFDENAALARFLSNKPVRSNVHRMRFLYTWKWAAALLVLVLGVSSYFLLTHHAQNRDLLGRKSVRQDIPPGRNGAILTLADGTQLVLDSLGDGSVATQNGTQISLNNNELKYDATAATGAVAYNTITTPKGRQYHVILPDGTEVWLNAASSIQYPVAFKGQERSVKISGEIYFEVAARSWQPFVVETNQMKLEVLGTSFNVNTYDDEKTIRTTLLTGAVKISPMHTAQPKVLVPGQTADLSRPDASQGATLTITETPDPGKIIAWKNGLFNFDGMDLYSVMRQLERWYNIEIQYVGKPENVIFKGKMHRHTNLSDVLEVLETMDVNFELKGNTLYVR